GGCGCGCGCCATGTCCGGCTACACCGTCGTCGTCACGAAGAGCACGGTGCCGGTCGGCACCGCGGCCCGCCTGCGCGCGGTGATCGCCGATGAGACGAGCCAGCCGTACAGCGTGGTCAGCAATCCCGAGTTCCTCAAGCAGGGGGCGGCGATCGACGACTTCATGCGTCCCGACCGCGTCGTGATCGGCGCCGAGGACGAACGCGCGGCGGGATTGATGCAGACCCTGTACGCGCCGTTCACGCGCACCGGCGCACCGATTCAGCTCATGGATTGCGCGAGCGCCGAGCTGTGCAAGTACGCCTCGAACGCGATGCTGGCGACGCGCGTGTCGTTCATGAACGAGATCGCGACGGTCTGCGAGCTGTTCGGGGCGGACGTCGACAACGTGCGGCGCGCCATGGCCGCCGACCGGCGCATCGGGCCGTCGTTTCTGTTTCCCGGCATCGGCTACGGCGGAAGCTGCTTTCCCAAGGACATCAAGGCGCTCGTCAGCTCGTCGCGCGCCGAGGGTTACCGCTGTCGGATTCTGGAATCGGTCGAGGCCGTCAACGCCGCGCAGAAGGTGCGTCTCGTGGACAAGATGCGCGCCCACTTCGACTCGCTCACCGGCAGGACGATCGGGGTGTGGGGACTCTCGTTCAAACCGCGCACCGACGACGTGCGCGAGGCGCCGTCGGTGCCGACCATAGAGGCGCTGCTGGCCGCGGGCGCGGTCGTGCGGGCATACGATCCGCAGGCGGAGCGGGCGGCGCGCGCCATCTTCGGAGAGCGGATCACCTATGCCGCGCGCAGCTACGACGCGCTCGAGGGCGCCGACGCGCTGGCCATCGTGACGGAGTGGAACGAGTTCCGCGAGCCCGACTTCGCGCGAATGCGTTCGCTCATGCGGGCGCCGGTGATCTTCGATGGCCGCAACGTGTTCGACGTCGAGCAGATGCGGACGGAAGGGTTCACCTACTACTCGATAGGGAGGTAGTCGGTTGCATCCCGTGGCTCGTCTCGCCCGGTACGGGATTCCGCATCGGTGGCGGTTCGGCTGGGCGGTGGCGGCAATGGGAGTCTACGCGGCGGCGTCGGTGGCGCTGGTCGCGCTGATCGACCCGATCTTCAACGACGTCCTCCGGCCCGAGGACGTCCGCGGCGGCGATTCGCAGTTCTGGGTCATCGCGGCGATGCTGCTCGGCGAGGCGGCGGTCGCGGAGCTGCGCGTCGCGCTCGGGTCGGAGTTCCGGACCATCGCGGCCATGATTCTGGCCTTCGGCCTCGCGAAGGGACTCGGGAACTACTTCTCGGTCTTCCTGATGGCCGACGTCGGACAGCGGGTGGTGCGCGACCTGCGCAACGAGCTGTTCCGGCATATCGTGGGCCAGTCCGCCGGCTTCTTCGCGCGGCACACGACCGGCGGCCTGATGTCGCGCATGATGCACGACGTCATGCGCATTCAGCAGGTGGTCACGGTGACGCTCGGGGACCTGCTGCGCGAGACGATCACGGTCATCGGCCTGGCCGCCCTCCTGTGCGTTCTAGACGCCCGGCTGGCACTGGTCGCCATCAGTTGCGCGCCGCTGGTGGTCTACCCGCTCGTGCGACTGGGGCAGCGGGTGCGGCGCAACACCTACCGCGGCCAGGAGGAGCTCGGCCGCCTGTCGCACGTCACTGCCGAGGCGTTCACCGGACACCGCATCGTGAAGGCCTTCGCGGCCGAGGCGTTCGAGGCGGGCCGGTTCGCCCGCACGTCGGAACAGGTCTACCGGATCGCGATGAAGGTGACCAGCACGCTTTCCGTCCTGCCGCCGCTCATGGAGTGGCTCGGCGCCTTCGCGGTGGTCGGCGTCCTCTGGTACGGTTCCAGCCGGATCGCCGGCGGAGAGATGACGGCGGGAGAGTTCACCACCTTCGTGGCCGCGCTGCTCGTGATGTACGGGCCGGTGAAGAAGCTGAGCCGCGTGAACGCCAACATCCAGCAGGCGCGCGCGGCGGCCGAACGGGTCTTCGAGATGC
This DNA window, taken from Acidobacteriota bacterium, encodes the following:
- a CDS encoding UDP-glucose/GDP-mannose dehydrogenase family protein, which gives rise to MKLAVVGSGYVGLVVGACFAENGNDVVCVDSDAAKIASLKQGRLPIYEPGLGELVARNGAEKRLRFSTELAPAVESAQVVFIAVGTPPGEDGSADLSYVLDVARDLARAMSGYTVVVTKSTVPVGTAARLRAVIADETSQPYSVVSNPEFLKQGAAIDDFMRPDRVVIGAEDERAAGLMQTLYAPFTRTGAPIQLMDCASAELCKYASNAMLATRVSFMNEIATVCELFGADVDNVRRAMAADRRIGPSFLFPGIGYGGSCFPKDIKALVSSSRAEGYRCRILESVEAVNAAQKVRLVDKMRAHFDSLTGRTIGVWGLSFKPRTDDVREAPSVPTIEALLAAGAVVRAYDPQAERAARAIFGERITYAARSYDALEGADALAIVTEWNEFREPDFARMRSLMRAPVIFDGRNVFDVEQMRTEGFTYYSIGR
- a CDS encoding ABC transporter ATP-binding protein; translated protein: MHPVARLARYGIPHRWRFGWAVAAMGVYAAASVALVALIDPIFNDVLRPEDVRGGDSQFWVIAAMLLGEAAVAELRVALGSEFRTIAAMILAFGLAKGLGNYFSVFLMADVGQRVVRDLRNELFRHIVGQSAGFFARHTTGGLMSRMMHDVMRIQQVVTVTLGDLLRETITVIGLAALLCVLDARLALVAISCAPLVVYPLVRLGQRVRRNTYRGQEELGRLSHVTAEAFTGHRIVKAFAAEAFEAGRFARTSEQVYRIAMKVTSTLSVLPPLMEWLGAFAVVGVLWYGSSRIAGGEMTAGEFTTFVAALLVMYGPVKKLSRVNANIQQARAAAERVFEMLDVRSEVRDRSSARPLAPLRSAISFRDVSFAYDRTVGDPVLRGVSFEVAAGQVAALVGLSGAGKTTLVNLVPRFYDVTGGAIRIDGVDVRDVTLGSLRENIGIVTQDTVLFDDTIAHNIAYAAPDAAPAMIEAAARAAHAHEFIAALPSGYGTTIGERGQRLSGGQRQRIAIARALLRNAPILILDEATSALDAESELLVQDALAQLMLNRTVFVIAHRLSTVRRADVIVVLEDGRVRETGRHEELLADPDSHYARLYAMQFFDRTPAAAPTASPAGAAALAGGAVSAEVPVAADGER